From one Lysinibacillus sp. G4S2 genomic stretch:
- a CDS encoding glycine betaine ABC transporter substrate-binding protein translates to MRFGNLLKIGLAFTFLLVLTACGSDDKGAQNKEKKEVNLAYVEWDTEVASTNVVGQVLEDLGYDVTLTPLDNGIMWEALANGEVDGMVSAWLPQTHAPQVEKYKEKIVDLGENLTGAKIGLVVPSYMDVNSIEDLTNEANKTITGIEPGANMTGTTENAYKEYSNLEGWNVLTSSAGAMTAALSQAIEKKEEIIVTGWSPHWKFNAFDLKYLDDPKGIYGAEEYIGTFARKGLKEDDPEAYSVLDNFHWTAEDIESVMFDIMEGTDPKEAAKKWIKENEKKVSEWTKDVK, encoded by the coding sequence ATGAGATTCGGTAATTTATTAAAGATAGGATTGGCTTTCACATTCTTGTTAGTATTAACTGCTTGTGGTTCAGATGATAAAGGCGCGCAAAATAAAGAAAAAAAAGAAGTGAACTTAGCCTATGTTGAATGGGACACTGAAGTTGCCTCTACGAACGTAGTAGGACAAGTTCTAGAGGATTTAGGATATGATGTAACACTAACACCGCTTGATAATGGAATTATGTGGGAAGCTCTTGCAAACGGAGAGGTCGATGGTATGGTGTCAGCTTGGCTACCACAAACACATGCCCCACAAGTTGAGAAGTACAAGGAGAAAATAGTCGATTTAGGTGAAAATCTAACAGGTGCAAAAATTGGCTTAGTTGTCCCTAGTTATATGGATGTAAACTCTATCGAAGATTTAACAAATGAAGCTAATAAGACAATAACAGGTATTGAACCAGGAGCAAATATGACGGGAACAACAGAAAATGCTTATAAGGAATATAGTAACCTTGAAGGCTGGAATGTACTTACCTCATCTGCAGGCGCAATGACAGCAGCTCTTAGTCAAGCAATTGAGAAAAAAGAAGAAATCATTGTTACAGGTTGGTCTCCTCACTGGAAATTCAATGCTTTTGATTTAAAATATTTAGACGATCCTAAAGGTATATACGGAGCTGAAGAATATATTGGTACCTTTGCACGTAAAGGATTGAAAGAAGATGATCCAGAAGCATATAGTGTTCTCGACAACTTCCACTGGACTGCAGAAGATATAGAAAGTGTTATGTTTGATATTATGGAAGGCACTGATCCTAAAGAAGCAGCTAAAAAATGGATTAAAGAAAATGAGAAGAAAGTTTCAGAGTGGACAAAGGATGTAAAATAA
- a CDS encoding TetR/AcrR family transcriptional regulator has translation MARTVNNQQRQEKRNAILKEARRQFPREGFSKTTLSSIGKAIGINPATILLYFPSKEDLFENTVKEAFEVTRKGLFYLPGSLEQSAQIEQMVRHHVRQYREDPTNLRILQYLFSQSGRFPELEQEAISITYEFVERMTELLKERSSLQETEQELRDKTWAYLSFLSGFTMIMLEPEKYPLWEGIVKQGVKLIGT, from the coding sequence ATGGCGAGAACAGTCAACAATCAACAGAGACAAGAGAAACGAAATGCCATATTAAAAGAAGCAAGAAGGCAATTTCCAAGAGAGGGTTTTTCTAAGACGACTCTATCTAGTATTGGGAAGGCAATCGGTATTAATCCTGCTACGATTTTGCTGTATTTTCCTAGCAAGGAGGATTTGTTTGAGAATACCGTCAAAGAAGCATTTGAAGTAACTAGAAAAGGGCTTTTTTATTTACCAGGAAGCCTTGAACAGTCAGCACAAATAGAACAGATGGTGAGGCATCACGTGAGGCAGTATCGTGAAGACCCAACAAATCTACGAATTTTACAGTACCTTTTTTCTCAATCTGGAAGGTTTCCAGAACTAGAGCAAGAAGCAATTTCCATCACTTATGAGTTTGTGGAGAGAATGACTGAATTGTTGAAGGAACGCTCTAGTTTACAAGAAACCGAACAGGAGCTTCGTGATAAAACGTGGGCCTATTTATCTTTCCTAAGTGGATTTACGATGATTATGCTTGAACCTGAAAAATATCCATTATGGGAAGGAATCGTAAAACAAGGCGTTAAGCTAATTGGAACATAA
- a CDS encoding ABC transporter permease: MIKTLGLEYYKIRRKKIWIMITLFLGVEMLFAFNSINHSIAKNPDHAVWESIFFDISSMNGLFMPIISAIVVSRICDMEHKGATWKMLVATNVSRSYLYAAKYICANSLLLFGILTQTVLMIIFGLIKDFPGAPPTDFLFKFIVGNLMTTLAVTALQQWVSLAIKNQAFALCLGMLGGFIGMTAGFFPAAVRHIFIWSYYLDLSPVTFHFAESASFYMAQSVGSGLVLLVLTMTVLFYIAGSIHVSRQEI, from the coding sequence GTGATTAAAACATTAGGATTAGAATATTACAAAATACGCCGCAAAAAAATATGGATCATGATTACATTATTTCTTGGTGTGGAGATGCTGTTTGCTTTCAATTCCATCAACCATTCTATTGCTAAAAATCCGGACCACGCAGTGTGGGAATCGATCTTTTTTGATATATCTTCTATGAATGGCCTTTTTATGCCAATTATTTCGGCTATCGTCGTCTCTCGTATTTGTGATATGGAGCATAAAGGAGCCACCTGGAAAATGCTTGTTGCTACTAACGTGAGCCGCAGCTATCTTTACGCGGCGAAGTATATTTGCGCTAATAGTTTGCTCCTGTTTGGCATTCTTACGCAGACCGTACTGATGATTATATTCGGACTGATAAAAGATTTCCCTGGTGCACCTCCTACCGATTTTCTATTCAAGTTTATTGTTGGTAACTTGATGACGACTCTTGCTGTTACGGCACTTCAGCAATGGGTTTCTTTAGCCATTAAAAACCAAGCATTTGCGCTGTGCTTAGGCATGCTGGGAGGCTTCATCGGTATGACCGCAGGATTTTTCCCAGCGGCAGTCAGACATATTTTTATATGGTCCTATTATTTGGATCTCAGCCCGGTAACTTTTCATTTCGCTGAGTCTGCAAGTTTTTATATGGCACAGTCTGTAGGGTCTGGTCTTGTATTGCTTGTACTAACGATGACTGTTCTATTTTATATTGCCGGAAGTATTCATGTATCCCGGCAGGAAATCTGA
- a CDS encoding ABC transporter permease has translation MKQSIFAELLKLRHSRIGLVLAALPIISLLFGCTNYYLNKGVLGNGWYSLWSQVSLFYGEFFLPILIAICCSYVCRLEHLNRNWNMILTAPVSVASVFLAKLFVVSILVMFTQTFFLGLYWLAGTLFSLPDPFPVETIGWTVRGWFATLSISALQLGISLRMRSFATPIGISLCAVIIGLAMYAANLGMFFPFSLLTIGMSVLNQAGLTDIQNTLFWIVNLTFVIIFASISIRSLKNKDIVST, from the coding sequence ATGAAACAAAGTATCTTTGCTGAATTGCTCAAGCTGCGACATTCTCGTATAGGTCTTGTACTAGCTGCACTTCCTATCATAAGTCTGCTGTTTGGATGTACGAATTATTATTTAAACAAGGGCGTCTTGGGAAATGGATGGTATAGCTTATGGAGCCAAGTTTCCTTGTTTTACGGCGAGTTTTTTCTACCTATTTTAATTGCCATTTGTTGTTCCTATGTATGTAGGCTGGAGCATTTGAATCGAAATTGGAATATGATTTTGACCGCTCCAGTATCGGTTGCAAGTGTTTTTCTTGCCAAATTGTTTGTCGTTAGCATATTAGTTATGTTCACACAAACATTTTTCCTAGGGTTGTACTGGTTAGCGGGTACCCTGTTTTCTTTACCGGATCCTTTTCCTGTAGAGACTATAGGTTGGACGGTTCGTGGTTGGTTTGCCACTCTCTCCATTAGTGCTCTGCAATTAGGAATATCGTTGCGAATGCGCAGCTTTGCTACACCTATTGGAATTAGTCTATGCGCAGTGATTATCGGTTTGGCTATGTACGCTGCTAACTTAGGTATGTTTTTCCCGTTTTCACTACTCACAATTGGCATGAGTGTTTTGAATCAGGCTGGGCTTACTGACATACAGAATACTTTATTTTGGATAGTAAATTTAACTTTTGTCATTATTTTTGCGTCGATATCTATTCGCAGCTTGAAGAATAAAGATATTGTCTCAACCTAA
- a CDS encoding nucleotidyltransferase domain-containing protein: MIHNEVKKVMMHYSSRLNEMFPTEVRGVYLYGSTILGAFHPESSDIDFVTVFSRELTDEELKKLSYLHKQVRAENPLVKKFECEYLSLDEQNQLHLDKSFPFFEGTKCKGERRLMKIAVYQLIHDSYAVYGPNFSTYYSSINRQDIMQEMEYNLNHYIASKASKSYLFLFDSWIEFIVLTLCRVYYTLKTGKITSKELACEEVIKDFDLSYSDILHEALRIRGRDQAKSNYKNRWERKKATIQFINSLREYCNQTFLTR, translated from the coding sequence ATGATCCATAACGAAGTCAAGAAAGTAATGATGCACTATAGTAGTAGGTTGAATGAAATGTTTCCAACTGAAGTTCGTGGTGTCTATTTATATGGCTCAACTATTTTAGGGGCCTTTCATCCTGAAAGCAGTGATATTGATTTTGTTACAGTGTTTAGTCGAGAATTGACGGACGAAGAGTTAAAAAAACTATCGTACCTTCATAAGCAGGTTAGAGCTGAAAATCCATTAGTCAAAAAGTTTGAATGTGAGTACTTATCCTTGGATGAACAGAATCAATTGCATTTAGATAAATCTTTCCCTTTTTTTGAGGGTACAAAGTGTAAAGGGGAAAGAAGGCTTATGAAAATTGCGGTTTATCAGCTCATTCATGATTCATATGCTGTATATGGCCCGAACTTTTCTACATACTACTCAAGCATAAATCGGCAGGACATTATGCAGGAGATGGAATACAATCTTAACCACTATATAGCGAGTAAAGCTTCCAAAAGCTATTTGTTTTTATTCGATTCTTGGATTGAATTCATTGTCTTAACTTTATGTCGAGTGTACTATACATTAAAAACAGGAAAGATTACGTCAAAAGAACTGGCCTGTGAAGAAGTAATCAAGGACTTCGATTTAAGTTATTCTGATATTCTTCATGAAGCGCTTAGAATTAGAGGGAGAGACCAAGCCAAGTCCAATTATAAAAATCGATGGGAACGAAAGAAAGCAACGATCCAATTTATAAACTCTTTGAGAGAATATTGTAATCAAACTTTTTTAACTAGATAA
- a CDS encoding response regulator transcription factor gives MINLKDKKILIVDDEPEIRKMIESFLRKEGFFRIYNATDCSSALSICQTDKPDIAILDVMLPDGDGFSLLSSIRQFSEMPVLFLSARGEDEDRLLGLGLGADDYIVKPFLPRELVLRLMAILKRVYSSPISEQLSVFQLGEQTINLESAVVYGNQKELPLTAKEHAILVKLYENQGRIVTSDALCQAVWGDDSYGYENTLMVHIRRVREKIEVDPSKPLYLLTVRGLGYKLLVKETR, from the coding sequence ATGATAAATTTAAAAGACAAAAAAATATTAATTGTAGATGATGAACCGGAAATCAGAAAAATGATTGAAAGTTTTTTAAGAAAAGAGGGCTTTTTCCGTATATATAATGCAACTGACTGTAGTTCCGCCCTGTCAATCTGCCAAACAGATAAGCCTGATATAGCTATTCTCGACGTTATGTTACCTGATGGCGATGGATTCTCACTTTTGTCTTCTATTAGACAGTTCTCAGAAATGCCAGTCCTTTTCCTTTCTGCACGGGGCGAGGATGAAGATCGTCTACTCGGACTAGGCTTGGGTGCAGATGATTATATTGTGAAACCGTTCCTACCGCGTGAACTAGTATTAAGGCTTATGGCTATTCTGAAAAGGGTCTACTCCTCTCCTATTTCGGAACAGTTGTCTGTTTTTCAATTAGGAGAACAGACTATTAATCTAGAAAGTGCTGTCGTATACGGGAATCAAAAGGAGCTACCATTGACGGCAAAGGAGCACGCTATACTTGTGAAATTGTATGAAAATCAGGGCAGAATCGTTACGAGTGATGCCTTATGCCAGGCCGTCTGGGGAGATGACAGCTACGGTTACGAAAATACATTGATGGTCCACATCAGGCGGGTTCGTGAAAAAATCGAGGTGGATCCATCCAAACCACTTTATCTTCTTACTGTCAGGGGACTGGGATATAAACTGCTAGTGAAGGAGACGCGTTAA
- a CDS encoding ATP-binding cassette domain-containing protein, whose translation MRTSAIVQTQNLTKKYGSINSVNKVDLQVQEGEIYGFLGPNGAGKTTTLKMLLGLIKPTEGTINIFGDSLSKNRSSILQRTGSLIESPSYYGHLTGLENMRVMQRLRDVPDKNVHEALRIVRLENQKDKKAEQYSLGMKQRLGIAMALLAFPKLLILDEPTNGLDPAGIGEIRELIKSLPKSYGITVLLSSHLLSEIEQIATSVGIISDGNLLFQGSVESLREKGRSTILLKTGDNTKAEQLLHTQGYSLTKSGNRLEFDILQDKEVAKMNRILVEHNIPVTRIEEHKKSLEDIFLELTGKGRSL comes from the coding sequence ATGAGAACATCGGCTATTGTACAAACACAAAACCTGACCAAAAAATATGGATCTATTAATTCTGTCAATAAAGTTGATCTTCAAGTTCAGGAAGGAGAGATCTATGGGTTTTTGGGTCCGAATGGTGCTGGAAAAACAACCACACTAAAAATGCTGCTCGGACTTATCAAACCTACGGAAGGGACAATCAATATATTTGGGGACAGTTTAAGCAAAAATCGGTCTTCCATTTTGCAACGTACGGGATCCTTAATCGAATCACCTTCTTACTATGGGCATTTGACAGGACTCGAAAATATGAGGGTCATGCAACGGCTGCGAGATGTACCTGATAAAAACGTGCATGAGGCACTTCGTATCGTACGGCTGGAAAATCAGAAAGACAAAAAAGCTGAACAATATTCGCTAGGAATGAAGCAACGATTGGGTATTGCAATGGCTTTGCTTGCTTTTCCGAAGCTACTGATTCTTGATGAGCCGACGAACGGTTTAGATCCAGCGGGTATCGGTGAAATACGGGAACTCATTAAATCATTGCCTAAAAGCTATGGAATAACGGTATTGCTTTCTAGCCACCTGCTCTCTGAAATTGAACAGATTGCTACTTCAGTAGGTATTATCAGTGATGGGAATCTGCTGTTTCAGGGTAGTGTAGAAAGCTTAAGGGAAAAAGGTAGAAGCACCATTCTTCTTAAAACTGGAGACAATACTAAGGCAGAGCAGCTGCTTCATACGCAAGGCTACAGTCTAACAAAAAGCGGTAACCGTCTTGAGTTCGACATTCTTCAGGACAAAGAAGTGGCAAAAATGAACCGAATTCTTGTTGAACATAACATTCCTGTCACTAGGATTGAAGAGCATAAGAAAAGTCTGGAGGACATTTTCCTGGAGCTGACAGGGAAGGGGAGGAGCTTGTGA
- a CDS encoding CPBP family intramembrane glutamic endopeptidase, with protein sequence MKWILLMLAGWSTLVASLFLASLSGEVSAQLFNSSRYSQYFIQGLVMSGLVVPIILYLYKHVYRMTGVKPKVPVYSWKRLNHFFTGVFLAIALASFGFIITSLQGWIVIEDWHTPDQWFGALLINILFAFFYEALPEEFGLRGMLYDVLRYRFATWLSVLLQTLLFVSVTVAVALIQALVGLTPGVSINIFYIILIFCFGICLQLLRLWTGSLWTSIGFHLAYLEIMRFAVSPQQYGAPPIITYHESVPGLASLISIIMIIIGGIIVSLVILGAKRFIRKST encoded by the coding sequence ATGAAATGGATACTTCTTATGCTCGCTGGATGGTCAACATTAGTCGCTAGTTTGTTCCTAGCTTCTCTTTCCGGTGAAGTTTCTGCACAGTTGTTCAACTCATCGAGATATTCTCAATATTTTATTCAGGGTCTTGTGATGAGCGGGCTGGTTGTTCCTATTATTTTGTATTTATATAAGCATGTCTATCGGATGACGGGAGTTAAACCTAAGGTACCGGTATATTCTTGGAAAAGGCTAAATCACTTTTTTACTGGGGTTTTCTTGGCAATTGCACTGGCTTCATTTGGATTCATTATAACCAGTCTTCAAGGGTGGATAGTCATTGAAGACTGGCATACTCCCGATCAATGGTTTGGTGCGCTACTAATCAATATTTTATTTGCTTTTTTCTATGAAGCTTTGCCAGAGGAATTTGGATTGCGGGGTATGTTATATGATGTCTTACGCTATCGATTCGCCACTTGGTTATCCGTTTTACTTCAAACCTTACTATTTGTTTCTGTCACTGTAGCGGTTGCCCTGATTCAAGCGCTCGTTGGACTTACTCCTGGCGTATCTATAAATATCTTTTATATCATTTTAATTTTTTGCTTCGGAATATGTTTGCAGTTGCTCCGTCTATGGACCGGGAGTCTCTGGACATCAATTGGTTTTCATCTCGCATACTTAGAAATCATGAGGTTTGCCGTCTCGCCACAACAATATGGCGCACCACCAATCATAACCTACCACGAATCAGTGCCTGGACTCGCCAGCTTAATATCTATCATTATGATAATTATTGGGGGCATCATTGTATCACTCGTTATACTAGGTGCGAAGCGATTTATAAGGAAAAGTACATAG
- a CDS encoding HAMP domain-containing sensor histidine kinase yields the protein MKWKVTGLYIASLIGLTMFILIALFFAFSYLVFSYDSEGMDDPEGLVVDFQKEIIVEDENISITNKGKEFLQEHGAWLQVLNHNSDEVFQMYKPENTPTHYSPSELIFRYKYAVGDYTTFVAKLDHSTHAESYIVAFPSKQALRKSVYLNFSNLSSLYPFGILMLIGVSVLCILLFAYIVARYMSNPVVTIIDHINKLKQGHYQQVSAKKGIYAEVYANLNQLSHQLEDINVQRKELDAMREEWIVNISHDLKTPLSSIKGYSEVIANQDYKITAQEMYKYADVIQNKAIYIEKLVNDLKLTYQLKNALLPIEKTAVDIVDLTRETIIEFMNMPYYKNQLIEFECSLEQLLIKADQGLIHRVLVNLLNNALIHTDHDTFIQVHIKQTSTHAVVTIEDNGDGINTNDLPHIFDRYYRGTNTDPENSSGLGMAIVKEIIVAHSGEIVVESSKGNGTNITFKLPLEN from the coding sequence ATGAAGTGGAAGGTCACAGGGCTCTATATCGCATCATTAATTGGCTTAACTATGTTTATCCTAATCGCTCTATTTTTTGCTTTTAGTTATTTAGTATTTTCTTATGACTCTGAAGGAATGGACGATCCAGAAGGCTTAGTAGTAGATTTTCAAAAAGAAATTATTGTAGAAGATGAAAATATTTCTATCACGAATAAAGGTAAAGAATTTTTACAAGAGCATGGCGCATGGTTACAAGTATTAAATCATAATAGCGATGAAGTATTTCAAATGTATAAACCAGAAAATACGCCTACCCACTATTCCCCTAGTGAGCTGATTTTCCGCTATAAATACGCTGTTGGAGATTATACAACGTTTGTGGCTAAGTTAGATCACAGTACACACGCTGAAAGTTATATTGTCGCTTTTCCGTCAAAACAAGCATTGCGAAAATCTGTCTATTTGAACTTCAGTAATTTATCTAGCCTCTATCCATTTGGGATTTTAATGTTAATTGGGGTATCAGTTCTTTGTATTTTATTATTTGCTTATATTGTGGCGAGGTATATGTCAAACCCTGTTGTTACGATAATTGACCATATTAACAAACTAAAACAAGGTCACTATCAACAAGTATCCGCAAAAAAAGGAATATATGCAGAGGTATATGCAAATTTGAATCAGTTATCACATCAATTAGAGGATATTAATGTTCAAAGAAAAGAGCTAGATGCGATGCGAGAAGAATGGATTGTCAACATCTCTCATGATTTAAAGACGCCACTTTCTTCTATTAAAGGTTATAGTGAAGTTATTGCGAATCAAGACTATAAAATAACGGCACAAGAAATGTATAAATATGCAGATGTAATTCAAAATAAAGCCATTTATATTGAAAAACTAGTTAATGATCTAAAACTAACATATCAATTGAAGAATGCGTTGTTGCCTATCGAAAAAACGGCAGTAGATATTGTAGATCTTACTCGAGAAACGATTATTGAATTTATGAATATGCCGTATTATAAAAATCAGCTTATTGAGTTTGAATGCTCTCTGGAACAACTACTTATAAAAGCAGATCAAGGGTTAATTCATCGTGTACTAGTAAACTTATTGAATAATGCACTCATTCACACTGATCATGATACATTCATACAAGTTCATATAAAACAAACATCCACACACGCCGTAGTTACAATTGAGGACAATGGTGACGGAATAAATACAAATGATTTACCACATATTTTCGATCGATATTACCGTGGTACAAATACTGACCCAGAAAATAGTTCAGGTTTAGGAATGGCGATTGTAAAGGAAATCATTGTAGCTCACAGTGGAGAAATTGTAGTTGAAAGCAGCAAAGGAAACGGTACTAACATTACATTTAAGCTTCCATTAGAAAATTAA
- a CDS encoding YxeA family protein: MKKILLMLGLVIVLGGVCLWFFLTPEKLTPENPAGKTIYYTIISDSGIHDNNGRYDYELTAYNKNGKEKKLEFSAGKQLREGAYIQLNYTRIRGVTYWEEIAFEELPEAVQQKYQK; the protein is encoded by the coding sequence ATGAAAAAAATATTGCTAATGCTGGGACTTGTCATCGTGCTTGGTGGTGTTTGCTTGTGGTTTTTCTTAACCCCAGAGAAGCTAACACCTGAAAATCCTGCGGGAAAAACGATCTATTATACAATAATATCCGATTCTGGTATTCACGATAACAATGGACGTTATGACTATGAATTAACGGCCTACAATAAGAATGGGAAGGAAAAAAAGCTTGAATTTTCGGCTGGAAAGCAATTGAGAGAAGGAGCGTATATCCAACTTAATTACACACGGATTCGAGGCGTCACTTATTGGGAAGAAATTGCCTTCGAGGAGTTGCCAGAAGCGGTACAACAGAAATATCAAAAATAA
- a CDS encoding response regulator transcription factor: MIHNIPDLHTKKILIVDDEEEILNLLEDVLKKEGFQHIYTYTTGEDGVRMCRQIQPDLILLDIMLPDIDGYTVCQQIRQFTFIPIFFLSAKNEDLDKILGLSIGGDDYITKPFSPKEVAYKMKAFFRRNQYQEKVQSIYQFGDVTIDETQGTVLKGNTLLTLTAKEFNILLFLVKNPNQIFSKARLYEAIWGESYLGNDNILMVHMRHLREKIEDNPSKPQYLATVRGLGYKLLTKGELR, translated from the coding sequence ATGATACATAATATACCGGATCTTCATACGAAGAAAATTCTTATAGTGGATGATGAAGAAGAAATTTTGAATTTGCTAGAGGATGTTTTAAAGAAAGAGGGATTTCAACATATTTATACGTATACAACAGGAGAAGATGGCGTACGCATGTGTAGGCAAATACAGCCAGATCTTATTCTATTAGATATTATGCTTCCAGATATAGATGGATATACTGTTTGTCAGCAAATTCGACAGTTTACATTCATTCCTATATTTTTCTTATCGGCGAAAAACGAAGACTTAGATAAAATACTTGGATTAAGTATAGGTGGCGATGATTATATTACAAAACCTTTTAGTCCAAAAGAAGTAGCATATAAGATGAAAGCGTTTTTTAGACGTAATCAATATCAAGAAAAGGTTCAGTCTATATATCAGTTTGGAGACGTTACGATTGATGAAACACAAGGGACAGTGTTGAAGGGGAATACATTATTAACTTTAACAGCAAAAGAATTTAACATCTTACTATTTTTAGTAAAGAATCCAAATCAAATTTTCAGTAAAGCTCGATTATACGAAGCTATCTGGGGAGAATCATACTTAGGCAATGATAATATTCTGATGGTGCATATGAGGCATTTAAGAGAAAAAATTGAAGATAATCCTTCCAAACCACAGTATCTTGCAACCGTAAGAGGACTAGGATATAAACTTCTGACAAAAGGTGAACTTAGATGA
- a CDS encoding HAMP domain-containing sensor histidine kinase codes for MEGVIRILRRFVAATIIISIFLLIFNLVMLCVLVFTENNQSPSPENVVKQVTQSMDKQGDSYRLNENTAELLQHNNAWAMLIGEDGNVQWDYHLPNDVPQSYNLVEVAKFSRYYLMEYPVYAWEHEDGLIVVGYPKKSHWRYQLDYLSDWLESLPLRLILLLISNVILALLISIMIGTRLIRKIRPLVDGVHSLAKEEAVQLDADGIFDDLAQSINSTSTMLQNKTDALKARDEARSNWIAGISHDIRTPLSLVLGYASEMEENSDLPDEQRHQASIIRRQGEKLRSLVSDLNLVSMLEYEMQPLHLKNIRLSVLARQVATDFLNNGIDDRYTIDLKLTTEPIHIIGDEKLLLRAINNLVLNSMHHNPEGCEIILETALSEGGSKYHFIVTDNGQGIPNEQLKNITELPYSPKRKGTIKQGHGLGLPMVARIVQAHHGRLILESGVDQRGLTAVMEFPIKYQNDEH; via the coding sequence GTGGAAGGAGTTATTCGCATATTACGACGATTTGTCGCCGCTACTATTATCATCTCGATATTTCTGCTTATTTTTAACTTAGTAATGTTATGCGTGCTAGTGTTCACAGAAAATAATCAGTCTCCGTCCCCAGAAAACGTGGTGAAGCAAGTGACCCAAAGTATGGACAAACAGGGTGACAGCTACCGATTAAACGAGAACACTGCTGAGCTTCTGCAGCATAACAATGCCTGGGCTATGTTAATCGGTGAAGATGGTAATGTGCAATGGGATTACCATCTACCTAATGATGTTCCACAATCCTACAATCTAGTAGAAGTAGCCAAGTTTTCACGCTATTATCTTATGGAATATCCTGTTTATGCTTGGGAGCATGAGGATGGTCTGATTGTAGTAGGATATCCAAAGAAAAGCCATTGGAGGTATCAGCTTGACTATCTCTCAGATTGGTTAGAGTCATTGCCTTTGCGACTTATATTATTACTGATTTCTAATGTGATACTTGCTTTGCTAATATCGATCATGATTGGGACACGACTAATAAGAAAGATACGTCCTCTTGTGGATGGAGTTCACAGCCTTGCCAAGGAGGAAGCGGTTCAGTTGGATGCCGACGGGATTTTCGATGATTTGGCCCAAAGCATTAATTCCACATCTACTATGCTTCAAAACAAAACGGATGCGTTAAAGGCGCGGGATGAAGCTCGCTCCAACTGGATTGCTGGGATTTCACATGATATTCGAACGCCCCTGTCGCTAGTTCTCGGCTATGCAAGCGAAATGGAAGAAAATTCGGACTTGCCAGACGAGCAAAGGCATCAGGCTAGCATTATTCGACGTCAAGGCGAGAAACTACGATCACTTGTAAGTGACCTGAATCTGGTCTCCATGCTTGAGTATGAAATGCAACCTTTACATTTGAAGAACATTCGACTATCGGTTTTGGCAAGACAGGTTGCCACAGATTTTTTAAATAACGGAATAGATGATCGCTATACCATTGATTTAAAACTAACCACCGAACCGATTCACATCATTGGAGACGAAAAATTATTACTTAGAGCAATTAACAACCTCGTTCTAAACAGTATGCATCACAATCCAGAGGGATGCGAAATCATACTGGAAACCGCCTTGTCTGAGGGAGGCTCCAAGTATCACTTTATCGTAACGGATAATGGACAAGGTATTCCGAATGAACAATTAAAGAATATTACCGAGTTACCTTACTCACCAAAGAGAAAGGGCACTATCAAGCAAGGTCACGGTCTGGGGCTTCCGATGGTAGCAAGGATTGTGCAGGCACATCATGGCCGCCTTATTCTTGAGAGTGGCGTAGATCAAAGAGGTCTAACTGCTGTGATGGAATTTCCTATCAAATATCAAAATGATGAACATTAG